Below is a window of Demequina muriae DNA.
GCTGTCGGAGGCGATGGGCTGCGTGGGGCTGCGCTGCGAGACCGATGCGGACGTGGACGCGACCATCAAGCGCGCCATGGAGATCGACGATCAGCCCGTGGTCGTGGACTTCACCGTCTCGCGCGACGCGATGGTGTGGCCCATGGTGGCGGCAGGCACCAGCAATGACGAGATTCAGTACGCCCGCGGCATCGCCCCCGAGTGGGACCGCGGCGAGGAGGAGTGACAGCATGACCAAGCACACGCTCTCGGTGCTCGTCGAGAACAAGCCGGGCGTGCTCGCACGCGTCTCCGGTCTGTTCTCCCGCCGCGCCTTCAACATCCACTCGCTGGCCGTGGGCCAGACCGAGCACCCCGGCATCTCGCGCATCACCGTCGTGGTCGACGTGGACGCGCTGCCTCTCGAGCAGGTCACCAAGCAGCTCAACAAGCTGGTGCACGTGCTCAAGATCGTCGAGCTCGACCGCGACAAGTCGGTCCAGCGCGACCTGCTGCTCATCAAGGTGCGCGCCGACGTCCGTCAGCGCGCCGACGTGCTGCAGATCGTGGACCTGTTCCGCGCTCACGTGGTCGACGTGGCACCCGATTCGCTGGTGATCGAGGCCGTGGGCTCTCCCGACAAGCTCGAGGCGCTGCTCGCAGCCCTCCAGCCGCATGACATCCGGGAGATCGTGCAGTCCGGCACCGTCGCCATCGGCCGCGGCGCGAAGTCGATCACCGAGCGCGCCTTCGAGCGCGTGAGCGCTTAAGCCCCGGCGTCACCACCCCAAGCCGGCCCGCGCATCGGCCGCACGCAGTTTCCCCCACTTGACCACTGTTCACACTGAAGGAGAGAACCACCATGGCTGAAATGTTCTACGAGCAGGACGCGGACCTGTCGATCATCCAGGGCAAGAAGGTGGCCGTCGTCGGCTACGGCTCGCAGGGCCACGCGCACTCGCAGAACCTGCGCGACTCGGGCGTCGAGGTGCGCGTCGCGCTCCGCGAGGGCTCGCGCTCGACCCAGAAGGCCGAGAACGACGGTTTCACGGTGCTGTCCGTGGCCGACGCCGCGCAGTGGGCGGACGTCATCATGATCCTCGCGCCGGACCAGCACCAGCGCACCATCTACAACGACGACATCAAGCCGTACCTGACCGAGGGCAAGGCGCTGGCCTTCGCGCACGGCTTCAACATCCGGTTCGGCTACATCGAGGTGCCCGAGGGCATCGACGTGCTGCTGATCGCCCCCAAGGCCCCCGGCCACACCGTGCGTCGCGAGTACGTCGCGGGTCGCGGCATCCCGGACATCGTCGCGGTCGAGGCCGACGCCACGGGCGGCGCCTGGGACCTCGCACTGTCGTACGCGAAGGCCATCGGCGGCACGCGCGCCGGCGTCATCAAGACCACCTTCACCGAGGAGACCGAGACGGACCTGTTCGGTGAGCAGTCGGTGCTGTGCGGCGGCACCAGCCAGCTCGTCCAGTACGGCTTCGAGGTGCTGACCGAGGCCGGCTACCAGCCGGAGATCGCCTACTTCGAGGTGCTGCACGAGCTCAAGCTCATCGTGGACCTCATGCACGAGGGCGGCATCACCAAGCAGCGCTGGTCCGTGTCCGACACCGCCGAGTACGGCGACTACGTCTCCGGCCCGCGCGTGATCACCCCCGAGGTCAAGGAGAACATGAAGGCCGTGCTCGCAGACATCCAGTCCGGCGCGTTCGCCGAGCGGTTCATCGGTGACCAGGACAACGGCGGCAAGGAGTTCGCGGAGCTGCGCGCCAAGGGCGAGGGCCACCCCATCGAGGAGACCGGCCGCGAGCTGCGCAAGCTGTTCGCCTGGAAGGACGACGTCGACTCGGACTACGTGGACGGACAGACCGCTCGATGACCGTGGAGACTCAGCCACAGGCGTACCGCCTCGCCGTGGTCGCTGGCGACGGCATCGGCCCTGAGGTCGTGGCGGAGGGGCTCAAGTGCCTCGCCGCGGCGACCGAGGGGACCGGCATCACGTTCGAGACCACCGAGTTCGACCTGGGCGCCAAGCGCTGGCACGCCACCGGCGACACGCTCGCGGCGGATGACCTCGAGGCCATCAAGGGCCACGACGTGATCCTGCTGGGCGCGATCGGCGACCCGTCGGTCCCATCCGGCGTGCTCGAGCGCGGCGTGCTGCTGCCGCTGCGCTTCGCTCTGGACCAGTACGTGAACCTGCGCCCGTCACGCCTGTACCCGGGGGAGGTGTCGCCGCT
It encodes the following:
- the ilvC gene encoding ketol-acid reductoisomerase; translated protein: MAEMFYEQDADLSIIQGKKVAVVGYGSQGHAHSQNLRDSGVEVRVALREGSRSTQKAENDGFTVLSVADAAQWADVIMILAPDQHQRTIYNDDIKPYLTEGKALAFAHGFNIRFGYIEVPEGIDVLLIAPKAPGHTVRREYVAGRGIPDIVAVEADATGGAWDLALSYAKAIGGTRAGVIKTTFTEETETDLFGEQSVLCGGTSQLVQYGFEVLTEAGYQPEIAYFEVLHELKLIVDLMHEGGITKQRWSVSDTAEYGDYVSGPRVITPEVKENMKAVLADIQSGAFAERFIGDQDNGGKEFAELRAKGEGHPIEETGRELRKLFAWKDDVDSDYVDGQTAR
- the ilvN gene encoding acetolactate synthase small subunit; translation: MTKHTLSVLVENKPGVLARVSGLFSRRAFNIHSLAVGQTEHPGISRITVVVDVDALPLEQVTKQLNKLVHVLKIVELDRDKSVQRDLLLIKVRADVRQRADVLQIVDLFRAHVVDVAPDSLVIEAVGSPDKLEALLAALQPHDIREIVQSGTVAIGRGAKSITERAFERVSA